Genomic segment of Thermococcus sp.:
TGGCTATGTTGGAAGCTTCCAGTTCGGTTCCCTGTATGGAATTTCTCCCCAAGGAAAGCTTCTCTGGAACATTACCTTTGGCCACTGGGTCAGGGACTTGGAAACATGGAAGGGCAACGCCGTCCTTGGGACCGGCTGGGACAACTCGAAGGGCCGTCTCTATGTGGTTTCCCCGGCTGGAAAGGTGCTCCTCAACGAGAGCCTTTTCTACACAGAGGACATACTCGTTCTCAACGATACCGCCTATATTGGTGGCTTTAACGGTAAGAACGGGACGCTCGTTGCCGTTGAGTTGCCCTCCGGAAAAGTCCTCTGGAAGAGGGAGTTCCCATACCGCGTGAAGGTCCTTGCATACACTGACGGCGTCCTTTTAGCGGGTATCGGAAAGTTCCAGAGCAAAACCGAGAACGGCACGACCTATGTTTACAGCGTCGGCAGTCTCTACGCCATCAGCCCTGAGGACGGAAAAACGCTCGGCGTGCTACCAAACACGGGCTACGTGAGGAGCATAGCGGTTAATGGCAACAAAGCCGTAGTCGGAACCGCCAGCTCAACTTTCTACGTGGTCGACGTTGATTCCATGAAGGGGAGCAAAAACTCAAACTCGATTTGCGGGCCCGGGTTGATTGTCCTCCTGGCCATCGTTGTGCTGTGGAGGAGGCTCACATAGAAACGAGGCCGTATTCGATTAGTTTGTTCACTATTTTTCTTCCCTCCCTCGTGAGGTCGACCACTTTTCTTATCATGACAATCTTGAGGAGTCCCTTGTCTATCATCCTGTCGTAGATTTCCTCGATTTCCCTCTCGCTGAGGCCAAGGAACTGGTGTATCTCGAGTGGGTTGAGGCCGGAGTAGAGCGCCATGAGGATTTGCTTCTCAGTCTCGTCGAGGCTCTCCAGTTCCTTCAGTTCCTTCTCCATTACCTCCTTGAACTCCGCTTGGAGCGTCGGGAACTCCTTTGAGACCTTCATGATAAACTCGAAGTAACCGGGAATGTACTTGAGCAGGTAGCGCAGGATAAAGAGCCTTGTCTTCTTCTCGGGAATGTAAAGGTACGACGTTACAGTCTCGTTTATGTAGAAGTGTTTTATCTTCCAGGCCTGGACCTTCTTGCCGTCCATGTCAACTTCCTCAACGTCCATATCCTCGACGTCCGAGAAGATGGGAATCGGCCTCATGTCAGGGTCAAGGACAACTATGTTTCTCTCAGTTGTTCCTTTCTTTGCAGACTTAACAGAGACTATCCTAAGGGAACCGTCCTGCCATTTGGATTCCATGTTTATTGCCCCGCCCTTAATCCTCGCCAGCTGTATTCTCACGGCCTTTCCGTTTATGAGAGTCTCGAAAATAGTATGAACAAACTCCTTGAACTTCTTCTCGTCATAGATGAGAAGGTTATCTCCAATTGTCAAAATCAGTGTAAGCTCGCCCCTTCCAGGGACGTAAAACTTCATACCAAAATGTTCTTTTTCAGGATTGAGCTTATAATTGTCGGGAACGTTAACTGCTAAATCAGAAAGACTCGAAAATGGAAAGCTGTCTTCACCAACTACTTCACCCATACGGAGATACTTCAAAATAACCCTGTCATGTTGAATAATTCCAAGTGCATCACGCCAGTTAATTCTACCCGAGCCTTTCCACGAGGAGATAATTGCTACTTTAACTCTTGTTTCTGTCACCGACATAGGCCATCACTTCCGCCCTCATGTGAGGGCCTGACATTCTTCAAGCTGTCTTTCTAGCTTTTCTACCTTCGCCCGGAGCTTCTCGCATTCTTGAGATAGCTTTACTTCGAGAGGTGTTACCGCAGG
This window contains:
- a CDS encoding CheF family chemotaxis protein, whose translation is MSVTETRVKVAIISSWKGSGRINWRDALGIIQHDRVILKYLRMGEVVGEDSFPFSSLSDLAVNVPDNYKLNPEKEHFGMKFYVPGRGELTLILTIGDNLLIYDEKKFKEFVHTIFETLINGKAVRIQLARIKGGAINMESKWQDGSLRIVSVKSAKKGTTERNIVVLDPDMRPIPIFSDVEDMDVEEVDMDGKKVQAWKIKHFYINETVTSYLYIPEKKTRLFILRYLLKYIPGYFEFIMKVSKEFPTLQAEFKEVMEKELKELESLDETEKQILMALYSGLNPLEIHQFLGLSEREIEEIYDRMIDKGLLKIVMIRKVVDLTREGRKIVNKLIEYGLVSM